Proteins encoded in a region of the Paramagnetospirillum magneticum AMB-1 genome:
- a CDS encoding Bax inhibitor-1/YccA family protein: MAFGSDRRYMSAAQAEAAQIDVGLRQYMLSVYNYMASALALTGIVAWVIASVPALTAIAVYSPLKWVFMLAPLGLVFFMGAKIDSMRASTASTLFWVYAGLMGASLASVFLVFTGASVARVFFVTAAAFAGLSLYGYTTKKDLSGFGSFLIMGVWGLMIAGIVNIFLQSPMMHFVMSAAGVLIFAGLTAYDTQNIKQMYWEGDHSEVAQKKAVFGALQLYMDFINLFMFLLQFMGVRRDD; this comes from the coding sequence ATGGCTTTCGGATCAGACCGCAGATACATGAGTGCCGCCCAGGCGGAGGCTGCTCAGATCGACGTGGGTCTGCGGCAGTACATGCTGAGTGTGTACAACTACATGGCTTCGGCTTTGGCTTTGACCGGCATCGTCGCCTGGGTGATCGCCAGCGTGCCGGCCCTGACCGCCATTGCCGTCTACTCGCCGCTCAAATGGGTGTTCATGCTGGCCCCGCTGGGTCTGGTGTTCTTCATGGGCGCCAAGATCGACAGCATGCGCGCCTCGACCGCTTCGACCCTGTTCTGGGTCTATGCCGGCCTGATGGGCGCGTCGCTGGCCTCGGTGTTCCTGGTGTTCACCGGCGCGTCGGTGGCCCGGGTGTTCTTCGTCACTGCGGCGGCCTTCGCCGGCCTCAGCCTCTACGGCTACACCACCAAGAAGGACCTGTCGGGCTTCGGCAGCTTCCTGATCATGGGCGTGTGGGGCCTGATGATCGCTGGCATCGTCAACATCTTCCTGCAAAGCCCCATGATGCACTTCGTCATGAGCGCCGCCGGCGTGCTGATCTTCGCGGGCCTGACCGCCTACGACACCCAGAACATCAAGCAGATGTACTGGGAGGGCGATCACTCCGAGGTCGCCCAGAAGAAGGCGGTGTTCGGCGCCCTGCAGCTCTACATGGACTTCATCAACCTGTTCATGTTCCTGCTGCAGTTCATGGGCGTGCGCCGCGACGACTAA
- a CDS encoding ABC transporter permease: MAGLGAERIPLALKSGLYPRPLMIAAGFGTLSALVFTLWPLARAKAVPAAVLFRRLAAPAPGSVGWPMLAALVLSGGGLAGLAVLSAANRPLAAWFVAAACATLALFRVLAWGLARGAAVLAARHGRRAGPTWRMALANLHRPGSAVVGMVLSLGLGLSVLVTIALVEGNLAAQFGERLPEQAPSFYFIDVQPDQVDDLERVVRDTDPAAQLSKAAMVRGRISSIGGVPVGQARIAPESEWAARGDRGLSSAAAQPPGSRIVEGKWWPEDYQGPPLASVDAAVAKGFGLKVGDRLGLNVLGREIEVEVASLRQIDWSNLSMNFAFLLSPGVLDGAPHTFIATLRTEPAMDAVVEKAVTDRLPNVSSIRVKEALEAVKGIIAEADLAVRLAGVVTLAAGALVLAGAVMAGHRRRVWEAVVLKVVGATRGQLWRAHLAEFALIGLVTGLASALVGSLAARAILLYVMKTDWVFLPGATAATLAACMAASLLAGFIGTWKALGAKAAPLLRNE; encoded by the coding sequence GTGGCCGGACTGGGCGCCGAGCGCATTCCCCTGGCGCTGAAGTCCGGACTCTATCCCCGCCCCCTGATGATCGCCGCCGGCTTCGGCACGTTGTCCGCCCTGGTGTTCACCCTGTGGCCCCTGGCCCGGGCCAAGGCGGTGCCTGCCGCCGTGCTGTTCCGACGGCTGGCGGCGCCCGCGCCGGGTTCGGTGGGCTGGCCCATGCTGGCCGCCCTGGTGCTGTCGGGCGGCGGGCTGGCGGGGCTGGCGGTGCTGTCGGCGGCCAACCGTCCCCTGGCCGCGTGGTTCGTGGCCGCCGCCTGCGCCACCCTGGCGCTGTTCCGCGTCCTGGCCTGGGGGCTGGCGCGGGGGGCGGCGGTCCTGGCCGCCCGGCACGGCCGCCGGGCCGGTCCCACCTGGCGCATGGCGCTGGCCAATCTGCACCGTCCCGGCTCGGCGGTGGTGGGCATGGTGCTGTCCCTGGGGCTGGGTCTGTCGGTGCTGGTGACCATTGCCCTGGTCGAGGGCAATCTGGCCGCCCAGTTCGGGGAAAGGCTGCCGGAACAGGCGCCGTCCTTCTACTTCATCGACGTCCAGCCCGATCAGGTGGACGACCTGGAGCGGGTGGTGAGGGACACCGACCCGGCCGCCCAATTGTCCAAGGCCGCCATGGTGCGCGGCCGGATCTCGTCCATCGGCGGCGTGCCGGTGGGCCAAGCCAGGATCGCCCCCGAATCGGAATGGGCGGCGCGCGGTGATCGCGGCCTGTCCTCGGCGGCGGCCCAGCCCCCCGGCTCGCGCATCGTCGAGGGCAAATGGTGGCCCGAGGATTACCAGGGGCCGCCGCTGGCCTCGGTGGATGCCGCCGTGGCCAAGGGCTTCGGCCTCAAGGTGGGCGACCGGCTGGGCCTCAACGTCCTGGGCCGCGAGATCGAGGTGGAGGTGGCCTCGCTCCGTCAGATCGACTGGTCCAATCTCTCCATGAATTTCGCCTTCCTGCTGTCGCCCGGCGTGCTGGATGGCGCGCCCCATACCTTTATCGCCACCCTGCGCACCGAGCCCGCCATGGACGCGGTGGTGGAGAAGGCGGTGACCGACCGTCTGCCCAACGTCTCCTCCATCCGGGTCAAGGAGGCGCTGGAGGCGGTCAAGGGCATCATCGCCGAGGCCGATCTGGCGGTCCGTCTGGCCGGAGTGGTCACCCTGGCGGCCGGCGCCCTGGTGCTGGCCGGCGCGGTGATGGCCGGGCATCGCCGCCGGGTGTGGGAGGCGGTGGTGCTCAAGGTGGTGGGCGCCACGCGGGGCCAGCTGTGGCGGGCCCATCTGGCCGAGTTCGCCCTGATCGGGCTGGTCACCGGCCTGGCCTCGGCCCTGGTGGGCTCGCTGGCGGCCCGCGCCATCCTGCTTTACGTCATGAAAACCGACTGGGTGTTCCTGCCCGGCGCCACCGCCGCCACCCTGGCCGCCTGCATGGCGGCAAGCCTGCTGGCCGGCTTCATCGGCACCTGGAAGGCCCTGGGGGCAAAGGCCGCACCATTACTGAGGAATGAATGA
- a CDS encoding ABC transporter permease, which yields MISLAIKFAWRELRGGLKGFRVLVACLALGVAAIAGAGSLRAAFDAALAEDARALLGGDLDIRQTHQPFAPEMLAALAGLGRVTQGVEMRAMVQVDGNARRSLVELKGVDEAYPLVGRLELSSPMPSPFAFHDGAWGAAAEGNLLDRLGLKIGDEVNVGDATFRINAVIAKEPDRIATALSFGPRLMVANGAVEATGLIRPGSLVRHTLRLLLAPGTSPAEAKAELARRFAEAPWQVRDAAEAAPGVGRFLDTLASFLSLVGLTALLVGGIGVANAVKAYLDGRIGTIAILKGLGAPSGLIFTTYFLLVGLLAGLGILLGLAAGAAWSRWWPDWAPSAFPWR from the coding sequence GTGATCTCTTTGGCGATCAAGTTTGCCTGGCGGGAATTGCGCGGCGGGCTCAAGGGGTTCCGCGTGCTGGTGGCCTGTCTCGCCCTCGGCGTGGCGGCCATCGCCGGGGCGGGGTCGCTGCGCGCCGCCTTCGACGCGGCCCTGGCCGAGGATGCCCGCGCCCTGCTGGGTGGCGATCTCGATATCCGCCAGACCCACCAGCCCTTCGCGCCCGAGATGCTGGCGGCTCTGGCCGGGCTGGGCCGGGTCACCCAAGGCGTCGAGATGCGGGCCATGGTCCAGGTGGACGGCAATGCGCGGCGCTCCCTGGTGGAGTTGAAGGGCGTTGACGAGGCCTATCCCCTGGTGGGGCGGCTGGAACTGTCATCGCCCATGCCGTCGCCTTTCGCCTTTCATGACGGCGCCTGGGGTGCGGCCGCCGAAGGCAATCTGCTCGACCGCCTGGGGCTCAAGATCGGCGACGAGGTAAACGTCGGCGACGCGACGTTCCGCATCAATGCCGTCATCGCCAAGGAGCCGGACCGCATCGCCACGGCGCTGTCCTTCGGCCCCCGGCTGATGGTGGCCAACGGCGCGGTGGAGGCCACCGGGCTGATCCGTCCCGGCTCCCTGGTGCGCCACACCCTGCGCCTGCTTCTTGCCCCGGGGACAAGCCCGGCCGAGGCCAAGGCCGAACTGGCCCGGAGATTCGCCGAGGCGCCCTGGCAGGTCCGCGACGCCGCCGAAGCCGCGCCGGGCGTCGGGCGCTTCCTCGATACCCTGGCGTCGTTCCTGTCCCTGGTCGGCCTCACCGCCCTGCTGGTCGGCGGCATCGGCGTGGCCAACGCGGTGAAGGCCTATCTGGACGGCCGCATCGGCACCATCGCCATTCTGAAAGGCCTGGGCGCGCCGTCGGGGCTGATCTTCACCACCTATTTCCTGCTGGTCGGGCTGCTGGCCGGTCTCGGCATCCTGCTGGGGCTGGCGGCGGGCGCCGCCTGGTCCCGCTGGTGGCCGGACTGGGCGCCGAGCGCATTCCCCTGGCGCTGA
- a CDS encoding ABC transporter ATP-binding protein, with product MHQRPIAGLPLVSLEAVHLNLASLAGEVNVLDGIDLQVASGETLGVVGPSGSGKSTLLMVMAGLERPTSGKVAVAGQDFGPMDEDGLARFRRDSIGIVFQSFHLIPTMTALENVAVPLELAGHADPFGAAQEELGRVGLAHRLSHYPGQLSGGEQQRVALARAFVPRPKLLLADEPTGNLDGATGRAVMDLLFDLNARFGTALVLVTHDDSLAARCTRVVRVEDGKIKP from the coding sequence ATGCATCAGCGCCCCATCGCCGGCCTTCCCCTGGTTTCGCTGGAGGCCGTCCATCTCAACTTGGCGAGCCTTGCGGGCGAGGTCAATGTTCTCGATGGCATCGACCTGCAGGTGGCGTCGGGCGAGACCCTGGGCGTGGTCGGTCCCTCGGGCTCGGGCAAGTCCACCCTGCTGATGGTGATGGCCGGTCTGGAGCGCCCCACCTCGGGCAAGGTGGCGGTGGCGGGCCAGGATTTCGGCCCCATGGATGAGGACGGGCTGGCGCGCTTTCGCCGCGACAGTATCGGCATCGTCTTTCAGAGCTTTCATCTGATTCCCACCATGACGGCGCTGGAGAACGTGGCGGTACCCCTGGAACTGGCCGGTCATGCCGATCCCTTCGGCGCGGCGCAGGAGGAACTGGGCCGGGTGGGGCTGGCGCACCGGTTGTCCCATTATCCCGGCCAGTTGTCGGGCGGCGAGCAGCAGCGGGTCGCCCTGGCCCGGGCCTTCGTGCCGCGCCCCAAGCTGCTGCTGGCCGACGAGCCCACCGGCAATCTGGACGGCGCCACCGGTCGCGCCGTGATGGACCTGCTGTTCGACCTCAATGCCCGCTTCGGCACCGCCCTGGTGCTGGTCACCCATGACGATTCCCTGGCGGCGCGCTGTACCCGCGTGGTGCGGGTTGAGGATGGGAAGATCAAGCCGTGA